The following coding sequences are from one Caloranaerobacter sp. TR13 window:
- a CDS encoding diacylglycerol kinase yields the protein MKVRRLIDSFNYAVSGIIYTLKTQRNMKIHFIAAFLVLFLSLFFNFSRTELLLLIFAISLVIIAEMINTSIEKTIDLITDDYHPLAEIAKNVAAGAVLISAINSVVVAYLLLFDRVNPYTSLIIVKIKNSPIHLTFISIFLVLIITIYVKTLTNTGTPFKGGLVSGHAAVAFATATAITFIGENTLVTTLSFLIAFLVGQSRIEGEIHSTFQVFFGALLGILLTVLVFQFIG from the coding sequence ATGAAAGTTAGAAGGTTAATAGATAGTTTTAATTACGCAGTTTCTGGAATAATTTATACACTAAAGACTCAAAGGAACATGAAAATTCATTTTATAGCTGCTTTTTTAGTATTGTTCCTTAGTCTTTTTTTTAACTTTTCTAGAACTGAATTATTGTTATTGATATTTGCTATTTCCCTGGTAATAATTGCAGAGATGATTAATACATCAATTGAAAAAACAATAGATTTAATTACTGATGATTATCACCCATTAGCAGAGATTGCAAAAAATGTAGCAGCAGGTGCAGTACTGATTTCAGCAATAAATTCAGTAGTTGTAGCATATTTATTGTTGTTTGATAGAGTTAATCCTTATACGAGTTTAATTATTGTAAAGATTAAAAATTCACCTATACATTTAACTTTTATAAGTATTTTTCTAGTTCTTATTATTACTATATACGTAAAAACATTAACAAATACAGGTACGCCTTTTAAAGGAGGTTTAGTTAGTGGACATGCTGCTGTTGCATTTGCTACAGCAACAGCAATAACTTTTATTGGAGAAAATACTTTAGTTACAACATTGAGTTTTCTTATAGCATTTTTAGTAGGGCAAAGTAGAATTGAAGGGGAAATTCATTCGACTTTTCAAGTATTTTTTGGTGCTTTATTAGGAATACTTTTGACGGTATTGGTGTTTCAGTTTATTGGTTAA
- a CDS encoding DUF502 domain-containing protein codes for MLRGIRNIFITGFLIVLPIAGSLYIMYLFFSFIDNLFNTPLKGLLGIEVPGVGIILTFTIIFVIGIIARNYFGKKILHFTEKIIIKIPLVKTIYISIKQIVDTLFLNKNDAFKKAVLVEYPKEGVYTIGFITSESPKEISQKTKAECVSLFIPTTPNPTSGMFIIVPKDKVTYLDMDVEEAIKLIVSGGLVTPETK; via the coding sequence ATGTTAAGAGGAATTAGAAATATTTTCATAACAGGATTTTTGATAGTATTACCTATAGCCGGAAGTCTTTATATAATGTATTTGTTTTTCAGTTTTATAGATAACCTTTTTAATACACCTCTTAAAGGTTTACTTGGTATTGAAGTTCCTGGTGTTGGAATTATATTAACTTTTACTATTATTTTTGTAATAGGTATTATAGCAAGAAATTATTTTGGTAAGAAAATACTGCATTTTACAGAGAAGATTATTATAAAAATTCCGTTGGTTAAGACTATTTACATTTCAATTAAACAAATTGTAGATACATTGTTTCTAAATAAAAATGATGCTTTTAAAAAAGCTGTTTTAGTTGAATATCCTAAAGAAGGAGTATATACTATTGGATTTATAACATCAGAATCGCCAAAGGAAATATCTCAAAAGACAAAAGCTGAGTGTGTAAGTTTATTTATACCAACTACTCCAAATCCAACTTCAGGTATGTTCATTATAGTTCCTAAAGATAAAGTTACTTATTTAGATATGGATGTAGAGGAAGCTATAAAGCTAATTGTATCTGGTGGGTTAGTGACTCCAGAAACAAAGTAA
- a CDS encoding DUF3048 domain-containing protein, translated as MHKRMGLLFIVIIVIISSLFGCSQKNATTPKPIIVKEENNNEDEKIKEEDIKENQENKKENIISDKSEDNNTNKADDLMQSPLSGIYAPKEKVLRRPVAVMYDNHPRARWQSGISQAEIVYEFLVEGKYTRYMALFLLNEPELIGPVRSARPYFITTLLEYDPVYVRCGGSEAAKADVKKLKIADIDALTSSKRVFWRYNKTGKRKPHNLYTSMEVIRRTQKERKYRFKGNFEAFEFNKEDINLDGIQANTVKIEYFDNNTTKYVYDEENRVYKRYKDGKLHVDELDKAIVTAKNIIIQRAKTKVIDSYGRLDIELVGKGKGIYITNGKAIDIIWEKKTRGSKTLYFDLSGNRIKLNPGNTWIQVVKPNTRVTIE; from the coding sequence ATGCACAAGAGAATGGGTTTGCTTTTCATAGTAATAATTGTAATAATAAGTTCGCTATTTGGATGTAGCCAAAAAAATGCAACTACTCCAAAACCCATTATAGTTAAAGAAGAAAATAATAATGAGGACGAAAAAATAAAAGAAGAAGATATTAAAGAAAATCAAGAGAATAAAAAAGAAAATATAATAAGTGATAAGAGTGAGGATAATAATACTAACAAAGCAGATGATTTAATGCAGTCTCCTTTGAGTGGTATTTATGCTCCAAAAGAAAAAGTTTTAAGAAGACCTGTAGCAGTTATGTATGATAATCATCCAAGAGCTAGGTGGCAGTCAGGTATAAGTCAGGCAGAAATAGTTTATGAATTTTTAGTAGAAGGTAAATATACTAGATATATGGCTTTGTTTTTACTGAATGAACCAGAACTTATAGGACCTGTAAGAAGTGCCAGACCTTATTTTATAACTACTTTACTAGAGTATGACCCTGTATATGTAAGGTGTGGAGGTAGTGAAGCTGCAAAAGCAGATGTAAAGAAATTAAAGATAGCAGATATAGATGCTTTAACTAGCTCTAAAAGAGTATTTTGGAGATATAATAAGACAGGCAAGAGAAAACCACATAACTTATATACAAGTATGGAGGTTATTAGAAGAACACAAAAAGAACGTAAATATAGATTCAAAGGGAATTTCGAAGCATTTGAATTTAATAAGGAAGATATTAATTTAGATGGTATTCAAGCTAATACTGTTAAAATAGAATATTTTGATAACAATACTACTAAATATGTTTATGATGAGGAAAATAGAGTATATAAAAGATATAAAGATGGTAAACTTCATGTAGATGAACTAGATAAAGCTATTGTAACAGCTAAGAATATAATTATACAAAGAGCAAAAACAAAAGTAATAGATAGTTATGGTAGACTTGATATTGAGCTTGTAGGAAAAGGTAAAGGTATTTATATTACTAATGGAAAAGCTATAGATATAATTTGGGAGAAAAAAACTAGGGGAAGTAAGACTTTATATTTCGACTTATCAGGTAATAGAATAAAACTAAATCCAGGTAATACTTGGATTCAAGTAGTTAAGCCTAATACTAGAGTAACTATTGAATAG
- a CDS encoding cytidine deaminase: MDKRQLIKKALEAKEKSYAPYSNFHVGAALLTKDGKIYTGCNIESASYTPTNCAERTAIFKAVSEGDREFVAIAIVADSKTYTYPCGVCRQVIREFGKNMKIIVAKSEDDYKEYDLEELFPHSFGPEDLNIEIGRE, encoded by the coding sequence ATGGACAAAAGACAACTTATAAAAAAGGCGTTAGAAGCAAAAGAAAAATCTTATGCACCATATTCAAATTTCCATGTAGGAGCAGCATTATTGACGAAAGATGGTAAAATATATACAGGTTGTAATATAGAATCTGCTTCATATACTCCAACTAATTGTGCAGAGAGAACTGCCATATTTAAAGCGGTATCTGAAGGAGATAGAGAGTTTGTAGCAATAGCAATAGTTGCAGACTCTAAAACGTACACTTACCCTTGTGGGGTATGCAGACAAGTTATAAGAGAATTTGGTAAAAATATGAAAATTATTGTTGCAAAATCTGAAGATGATTATAAAGAATATGATTTAGAAGAACTATTTCCTCACAGCTTTGGCCCTGAAGATTTAAATATTGAAATTGGGAGGGAATAA
- the era gene encoding GTPase Era: MSYKSGFVSVIGRPNVGKSTLLNYIIGEKISIISNKPQTTRNKIQCVYTEDDYQVIFLDTPGIHKPKNKLGEYMVKVAKDTLNEVDVVVLMVDNSLKIGPGDNYILEQIKNIKTPKILLINKIDRIKSSDVELIIENYKSLGIFEDIIPISALNGAGIDKFLKAIKEYLPEGPKYFPEDMITDQPERLIIAEIIREKALHNLEQEVPHGIAVETDLVRKREDKDIIDVNATIYCERESHKGIIIGKGGKKLKAIGKEARIDIERLLGSKVYLDIWVKVKKDWREKENLLRQLGYK; encoded by the coding sequence ATGAGTTATAAATCAGGTTTTGTATCAGTAATTGGAAGACCTAATGTTGGTAAATCAACCTTATTAAACTATATTATAGGAGAAAAAATAAGTATTATTTCAAATAAACCTCAAACGACTAGAAATAAAATACAATGTGTTTATACAGAAGACGATTATCAAGTAATATTCTTAGACACACCCGGTATTCATAAGCCTAAAAATAAATTAGGTGAATACATGGTTAAGGTAGCTAAAGATACACTTAATGAGGTAGATGTTGTAGTTTTAATGGTTGATAATAGTTTGAAGATTGGACCTGGAGATAATTATATTTTAGAACAAATAAAAAATATAAAAACACCAAAAATATTATTAATAAATAAGATTGATAGAATAAAAAGTAGTGATGTAGAACTTATAATTGAAAATTATAAGAGCTTAGGTATCTTTGAAGATATAATTCCTATTTCAGCACTAAATGGAGCTGGTATAGATAAATTCCTTAAAGCTATTAAGGAGTATTTGCCTGAGGGACCTAAATATTTCCCAGAAGATATGATTACTGATCAACCTGAAAGATTAATTATTGCAGAAATCATTAGAGAAAAAGCTCTTCATAATCTAGAGCAAGAAGTTCCACATGGGATTGCTGTAGAAACTGATTTAGTAAGAAAAAGAGAGGATAAAGATATTATAGATGTAAACGCTACAATATATTGCGAAAGAGAGTCGCATAAAGGTATAATAATTGGTAAGGGTGGGAAAAAATTAAAAGCAATAGGTAAAGAAGCCCGAATTGATATTGAAAGATTATTAGGTAGTAAGGTTTATTTAGATATTTGGGTTAAAGTAAAGAAAGACTGGAGAGAAAAAGAAAATCTTCTAAGGCAGCTTGGTTACAAGTAG
- a CDS encoding YqzL family protein has product MLRNEMWKVFQATGNINAFMYCKECEKIDFKLKKNKGNEEIRIVI; this is encoded by the coding sequence ATGTTAAGAAACGAAATGTGGAAAGTTTTTCAGGCTACAGGTAACATAAATGCTTTTATGTATTGTAAAGAATGTGAGAAAATTGATTTTAAATTAAAGAAAAATAAAGGTAATGAAGAAATTAGGATTGTTATATAG
- the recO gene encoding DNA repair protein RecO: MLFNIEGIVLRQTKYHEWDKILTIYTRENGKIQAIAKGARRQKSPLISCSQVFSYSKFILYKGKNFYHINSGEIVDTFYSLREDIYKLAYATYFLELVDCATIEEHPIPVLFDLLIKTLKVLGDLKGNYSKLARAFELKYISFIGYKPNVRTCILCNNKPENNIVFSIKSGGILCESCKQKDYEGYTISKDILKAMEFLMYTELDKLDKMRIDDATMFRLKEIIINYLKEYTDRKSFKTLDFLDSIEG, encoded by the coding sequence ATGTTATTTAATATTGAGGGAATAGTTTTACGTCAAACTAAATACCATGAGTGGGATAAAATACTTACAATATATACAAGAGAGAATGGTAAGATTCAAGCTATAGCTAAAGGTGCGAGAAGACAAAAGAGCCCTTTAATATCTTGTTCTCAAGTCTTTAGCTATAGCAAGTTTATTTTGTATAAGGGTAAAAATTTTTATCACATAAATAGTGGTGAAATAGTAGATACATTTTATTCATTGAGGGAAGATATATATAAATTAGCATACGCAACATATTTTTTAGAGCTTGTAGACTGTGCAACAATTGAAGAACATCCTATTCCCGTTTTATTTGATCTACTTATTAAAACATTAAAGGTTTTAGGAGACTTGAAAGGTAATTATTCAAAGTTAGCGCGTGCTTTTGAATTAAAATACATAAGTTTTATAGGATATAAACCAAATGTAAGAACCTGCATTCTGTGCAATAATAAACCTGAGAATAATATTGTGTTTAGCATAAAAAGTGGTGGCATTCTTTGTGAAAGTTGTAAACAAAAAGATTATGAAGGGTATACTATAAGTAAGGATATTTTAAAAGCTATGGAGTTCCTTATGTATACTGAATTAGATAAGTTAGATAAAATGAGAATAGATGACGCTACTATGTTTAGGCTTAAAGAAATTATAATAAATTATTTGAAGGAATATACTGATAGAAAGAGTTTTAAAACTCTTGATTTTTTAGATTCTATTGAAGGATAA
- a CDS encoding DUF4342 domain-containing protein yields MEITLEKIDLLRERTGISYKEAKEILEKCNGDVVEALIYIEENQKSWSQNITNKGDELLEKLRESIRKGNVTKIQLKKDGEIIMNIPVTAGAIGALLAPPATIFGLTAAFLSKCTIEIVKENGEVVNINDLAEKTVENVKKVARREKKEEYNTKDDIQE; encoded by the coding sequence ATGGAAATAACATTGGAAAAAATTGACTTGCTTAGAGAAAGGACAGGAATTAGTTATAAAGAGGCTAAAGAAATATTAGAAAAATGCAATGGTGATGTTGTTGAAGCTCTAATATATATAGAAGAAAATCAAAAATCATGGTCCCAAAACATTACCAATAAAGGTGATGAATTATTAGAAAAGTTAAGAGAATCAATAAGAAAAGGTAATGTAACAAAGATACAGCTTAAGAAAGATGGAGAAATAATAATGAATATTCCTGTTACAGCTGGAGCTATTGGTGCTTTATTAGCGCCTCCTGCAACTATTTTTGGGTTAACAGCTGCCTTTTTATCAAAATGTACTATAGAGATAGTAAAAGAAAATGGAGAAGTAGTAAATATAAACGATTTAGCAGAGAAAACAGTTGAAAATGTAAAAAAAGTTGCAAGAAGAGAGAAAAAAGAAGAATATAATACTAAAGATGATATACAAGAATAA
- the glyQ gene encoding glycine--tRNA ligase subunit alpha, producing the protein MKFQDLIMTLLKYWGDKGCIVVQPYDIEKGAGTMNPQTFLRALGPEPWKVAYVEPSRRPADARYGENPNRVYQHHQLQVILKPSPENVQELYLESLKAIGIDPLKHDIRFVEDNWEAPTLGAWGLGWEVWLDGMEITQFTYFQQIGSINCELESAEITYGLERIAMYLQDVDNIFDIEWVDGVKYGKIFKQAEYEHSVYSFEEADINVLLNLFNTYEEQAKKLIEKGLVLPAYDFVLKCSHTFNVLDARGAISVAERTSFIGRVRNLAKLVAAKYIEKRQELGFPLLKGGARNDI; encoded by the coding sequence ATGAAGTTTCAAGACTTGATAATGACTCTGCTAAAGTATTGGGGAGATAAAGGATGTATAGTTGTTCAACCATATGATATTGAAAAAGGTGCAGGAACAATGAATCCACAAACATTTTTAAGAGCTTTAGGTCCAGAACCTTGGAAAGTAGCATATGTAGAGCCTTCAAGAAGACCAGCAGATGCTAGATATGGTGAAAATCCTAATAGGGTATATCAACACCATCAACTTCAAGTTATATTAAAACCGTCTCCAGAAAATGTTCAAGAACTATATTTAGAAAGTCTTAAAGCAATAGGGATTGATCCATTAAAGCACGATATAAGGTTTGTTGAGGATAATTGGGAAGCTCCAACTTTAGGTGCATGGGGCTTAGGATGGGAAGTTTGGTTAGATGGTATGGAAATTACTCAGTTTACATATTTCCAACAAATAGGTAGTATAAATTGTGAATTAGAATCTGCTGAAATAACTTATGGATTAGAAAGAATTGCAATGTATTTACAAGATGTGGACAATATATTTGATATTGAATGGGTAGATGGAGTAAAGTATGGTAAAATCTTCAAACAGGCTGAATATGAGCACTCTGTATATAGTTTTGAAGAAGCTGATATAAATGTACTTTTAAATTTATTTAATACATATGAAGAACAAGCTAAAAAATTAATAGAAAAGGGACTCGTTTTACCAGCTTACGATTTTGTATTAAAATGTTCACATACTTTTAACGTATTAGATGCTAGAGGTGCTATTAGTGTAGCAGAGAGAACTAGCTTCATTGGAAGAGTTAGAAATTTAGCCAAACTTGTGGCAGCAAAATATATCGAAAAAAGGCAAGAACTTGGATTTCCACTATTAAAAGGAGGTGCTAGAAATGACATATAA
- the glyS gene encoding glycine--tRNA ligase subunit beta: MTYKYLLEIGVEEIPARFMEQTISQLKQKFENLFKDERIDFEDIKVYGTPRRLVAIIYGLNEKQEDLHELVKGPAKRIAYDKDGNPTKALIGFSKGQGVNPEDVIIKEYNGEDYVYVNKIVQGKNIREVLKDNIPTLIKSINFPKSMRWGGKSFRFARPIRWIVSLLENEIVEFDLDDILVSNRTKGHRFLGKKEIEISSVDEYIDKLRENYVIVDQEERKSLIKHGCDRLVKSKGGNILEDLELLEELTYIVEYPTPLLGRIKEEYLKLPMEVITTPMKEHQRYYPVVDDKGRLMPYFVAVRNGNEEYLDIVTKGNEKVLEARLEDAKFFYNEDIKRPLEDYVEELKNIVFQDKLGTMYEKTTRLVELAERISDYLEVGEETKKDAKRAAYLSKADLVTKMVYEFTELQGVMGREYGKISGENEIVSLAIYEHYLPRFANDELPTTTAGAILSIADKIDTIAGCFAIGIQPTGSQDPYGLRRQSLGIINIILDKNLHISLGEFIDYALTIYKDSKGLEFDKEKVKEEILDFFKIRIRNLFIEMGIRYDVVDAVISTGLDNITELYIRAEELNKWINKEELSDIIAAFNRVTKLAKKASSDILNEELLIEDKERDLYRVYISIKDKVNEHLRKREYDKALDTLINLKEPIDNFFDNVMVMVEDEDIKNNRLGLIKKISDMMLSICDLSKIVIK; encoded by the coding sequence ATGACATATAAGTACCTATTAGAGATAGGTGTAGAAGAAATACCTGCAAGATTTATGGAACAAACGATTAGTCAATTAAAACAGAAGTTTGAAAATTTGTTTAAAGATGAGAGAATAGATTTCGAAGATATTAAAGTTTACGGTACACCAAGAAGATTAGTAGCTATTATATACGGCCTTAATGAAAAACAAGAAGATTTACACGAATTAGTGAAAGGACCTGCAAAGAGAATTGCTTATGATAAAGACGGTAATCCCACAAAAGCGCTAATTGGTTTTTCTAAGGGACAGGGAGTTAATCCTGAAGATGTTATTATAAAAGAATATAATGGAGAAGACTATGTATATGTAAATAAAATTGTACAAGGGAAGAATATTAGAGAAGTACTAAAAGATAACATTCCAACTCTTATAAAATCTATAAACTTCCCTAAATCTATGAGATGGGGAGGAAAAAGCTTTAGATTTGCTAGACCTATAAGGTGGATAGTATCATTATTAGAAAATGAGATTGTAGAATTTGATTTAGATGATATTTTAGTATCAAATAGAACAAAAGGGCACAGATTTTTAGGAAAAAAAGAAATAGAAATTAGTAGTGTTGATGAATATATTGATAAGTTAAGAGAAAACTATGTTATTGTTGACCAAGAGGAAAGAAAAAGTTTAATAAAACATGGCTGTGATAGGTTAGTTAAAAGTAAAGGCGGCAATATATTAGAAGATTTAGAACTTTTAGAGGAACTAACATATATAGTTGAGTACCCAACACCTTTGTTAGGAAGAATTAAAGAAGAATATTTAAAATTACCTATGGAAGTTATTACTACTCCAATGAAAGAACATCAAAGGTACTATCCTGTTGTAGATGATAAGGGTAGATTGATGCCATACTTTGTTGCTGTGAGGAATGGTAATGAAGAATATTTGGATATTGTAACGAAAGGTAACGAAAAAGTATTAGAAGCAAGATTAGAAGACGCTAAATTCTTCTATAACGAAGATATAAAAAGACCTCTTGAGGACTATGTAGAAGAGCTTAAAAATATTGTTTTTCAAGATAAATTAGGAACTATGTATGAGAAAACTACTAGACTTGTAGAATTAGCAGAAAGAATAAGTGATTATCTAGAAGTAGGAGAAGAAACTAAAAAAGATGCAAAGAGAGCTGCTTATCTTTCAAAAGCTGACTTGGTAACTAAAATGGTTTATGAATTTACTGAACTACAAGGAGTTATGGGAAGAGAGTACGGTAAGATATCTGGAGAAAACGAAATAGTTAGTTTAGCTATCTATGAGCATTATTTACCTAGGTTTGCAAATGATGAATTACCTACAACTACTGCTGGTGCCATATTAAGTATAGCTGATAAAATTGATACAATAGCAGGATGCTTTGCAATTGGTATACAACCAACAGGTTCTCAAGACCCATATGGATTGAGAAGACAATCACTTGGTATAATCAATATTATATTGGATAAAAATTTACACATTTCATTAGGGGAATTTATAGATTATGCATTAACTATATATAAAGATTCAAAAGGATTAGAATTTGATAAAGAGAAAGTTAAAGAAGAAATATTAGATTTCTTTAAAATAAGAATAAGAAATCTGTTTATAGAAATGGGTATAAGATATGATGTAGTAGACGCAGTTATATCTACTGGTTTAGACAATATAACTGAGCTTTATATTAGGGCAGAAGAACTTAATAAATGGATAAATAAAGAAGAATTAAGTGATATTATAGCTGCTTTTAATAGAGTTACTAAACTAGCTAAAAAAGCAAGTTCTGATATACTTAATGAAGAATTATTAATTGAAGATAAGGAACGTGATTTATATAGAGTTTATATTAGTATAAAAGATAAAGTTAATGAGCACCTAAGAAAAAGAGAGTATGATAAAGCTTTAGATACTCTTATCAATTTGAAAGAACCGATAGATAATTTCTTTGATAATGTTATGGTTATGGTTGAGGATGAAGATATAAAAAATAATAGGTTAGGTTTAATTAAGAAAATATCAGATATGATGCTTTCGATTTGTGACTTATCAAAAATTGTTATAAAATAA
- a CDS encoding helix-turn-helix transcriptional regulator has protein sequence MSVIQYTERQNQIIDIVKKNQPITSEAIAKKLNLTRATLRPDLAILTMSGVLEARPKVGYFYSGKSNLDFYKDYMKEIKVNDIKSLPVVVDESTTVYDAIVTLFLEDVGTVYVVSKGLLVGVVSRKDFLKSAIGGMDINKIPVGVIMTRMPNIVVVRPEENIIEAAEKIIEHQVDSLPVVEDADVDGVKGYKVVGRISKTNITKIFVDLAKNR, from the coding sequence GTGAGTGTTATTCAATATACTGAAAGGCAAAATCAGATAATTGATATAGTTAAGAAAAATCAACCTATAACAAGTGAAGCAATTGCAAAAAAGTTAAATTTAACTAGAGCTACTCTTAGACCGGATTTAGCTATACTTACAATGTCAGGTGTTTTAGAAGCTAGACCTAAGGTAGGTTATTTCTATTCTGGGAAGTCTAATTTAGATTTTTATAAGGATTATATGAAAGAAATTAAAGTAAATGATATTAAGTCTTTGCCTGTTGTCGTTGATGAATCGACTACAGTTTATGATGCAATAGTGACTCTTTTTTTAGAAGATGTAGGTACGGTTTATGTAGTTTCGAAAGGATTACTTGTTGGCGTAGTTTCAAGAAAGGATTTTCTTAAGAGTGCCATAGGTGGAATGGATATAAATAAAATACCTGTTGGAGTAATAATGACTAGAATGCCTAACATAGTTGTTGTAAGACCAGAAGAAAACATTATTGAAGCTGCTGAAAAAATAATAGAACACCAAGTTGATAGTCTTCCTGTTGTAGAAGATGCTGATGTCGATGGAGTCAAAGGATACAAAGTTGTAGGTAGGATTTCAAAAACAAATATTACAAAAATATTTGTTGATTTAGCTAAAAATCGCTAG
- a CDS encoding pyruvate, water dikinase regulatory protein: MEKEMVVYVLSDSIGETGEQVARAAISQFNSGKYNIKRFPYITEEEQIIEIFDEAKDKNCIIVFTIVIEKLKNFILENAKKYNIQAIDLMTPVINAVKNVVGHEPKREPGLIRKLDEKYFRKVEAIEFAVKYDDGKDTRGIKLADIVLVGISRTSKTPLSMYLAHKNIRVANIPLVPEVSPPKELFEIDPKKIIGLTANPIKLNEIRKERLKALGLSNTASYASMDRILKELEYSEKIMKKLGCVVIDVSNKAVEESANIIMEIIKVNNLLRV, translated from the coding sequence ATGGAAAAAGAAATGGTTGTATATGTTTTATCAGATTCGATAGGTGAAACTGGTGAACAAGTCGCTAGAGCAGCTATAAGTCAATTTAATTCAGGAAAATATAATATCAAAAGATTTCCATATATCACAGAAGAGGAACAAATAATCGAAATTTTTGATGAAGCTAAAGACAAAAACTGTATAATTGTTTTTACAATAGTTATTGAGAAATTAAAGAATTTTATACTTGAAAATGCAAAAAAATATAACATACAAGCAATTGATTTAATGACACCGGTAATAAATGCAGTAAAAAATGTTGTTGGACATGAGCCAAAAAGAGAACCAGGACTTATTAGAAAACTAGATGAAAAGTATTTTAGAAAAGTAGAAGCTATTGAATTTGCAGTAAAATATGATGATGGAAAAGATACAAGAGGTATTAAGTTAGCAGATATTGTTCTTGTAGGTATATCACGAACTTCTAAAACTCCTCTTAGTATGTATTTAGCTCATAAGAATATAAGGGTAGCTAATATACCTTTAGTACCAGAAGTATCTCCACCAAAAGAATTATTTGAAATCGATCCTAAAAAGATAATAGGACTTACTGCAAATCCTATAAAATTAAATGAAATAAGAAAAGAGAGATTAAAGGCATTAGGCTTAAGCAATACTGCAAGTTATGCTAGCATGGATAGAATACTCAAAGAACTTGAATATTCAGAGAAGATAATGAAAAAATTAGGCTGTGTTGTAATTGATGTATCAAATAAAGCAGTTGAAGAAAGTGCGAACATAATTATGGAGATTATTAAGGTGAACAACTTGTTAAGAGTTTAA
- a CDS encoding deoxyguanosinetriphosphate triphosphohydrolase gives MNIRLRTEELERNILSKYAALSSKSKRRFEEKKCTIRTEFQRDRDRIVHSKAFRRLKYKTQVFIAPEGDHYRTRLTHTLEVAQISRTLARALRLNEDLAEAIALGHDLGHTPFGHKGEQVLNEIFSKGFRHNEQSLKVVDYLELHNGKPGLNLTHEVRDGILNHTGDKAPTTLEGKIVKIADRIAYINHDIDDSLRAKIISEKDLPKDCIKVLGFTHGERINTMIVDIIKNSYEKNDIKMSEQISYYTNKLRDFMFQNVYLNKKAKSEEDKAKFIIEQLYEYYIKNFEKIPVEHRKQHEAIQRTKEEIVCDYIAGMTDRYAIRVFKDIFVPRPWQK, from the coding sequence ATGAATATAAGATTGAGAACAGAAGAATTAGAAAGAAATATTCTTTCAAAATATGCCGCTTTGAGTTCTAAATCTAAAAGAAGATTTGAAGAAAAAAAGTGTACTATTAGAACTGAGTTTCAAAGAGATAGAGATAGAATAGTCCATTCAAAGGCATTTCGTAGACTTAAGTATAAAACTCAAGTTTTTATTGCACCAGAAGGAGATCATTATAGGACAAGGCTTACTCATACGTTAGAGGTAGCGCAAATTTCTAGAACTTTAGCAAGGGCGTTAAGATTAAATGAGGATTTAGCGGAAGCTATTGCTTTAGGGCATGATTTAGGGCATACACCTTTTGGGCATAAAGGAGAACAGGTTTTAAATGAAATCTTCTCAAAAGGATTTAGACACAATGAACAAAGTTTGAAGGTAGTTGATTATTTAGAACTTCATAATGGGAAGCCGGGTTTAAATCTAACGCATGAAGTAAGAGATGGTATTTTAAATCATACAGGCGATAAAGCTCCTACTACCTTAGAAGGGAAGATAGTAAAGATAGCTGATAGAATAGCTTATATAAATCATGACATTGACGATTCACTAAGAGCTAAAATAATATCTGAGAAGGACTTACCAAAAGACTGTATAAAAGTGTTAGGTTTTACACATGGAGAAAGAATAAATACAATGATAGTGGATATTATAAAAAATAGTTATGAAAAAAACGATATAAAAATGAGTGAACAAATTAGTTACTATACTAATAAACTTAGAGATTTTATGTTCCAAAATGTTTATTTGAATAAAAAAGCGAAATCAGAAGAGGATAAAGCGAAATTCATAATAGAACAGCTTTATGAATATTATATTAAGAATTTCGAAAAAATACCTGTTGAGCATAGAAAACAACATGAAGCTATTCAGAGAACTAAAGAAGAAATAGTATGTGATTATATTGCTGGTATGACTGACAGATATGCAATTAGAGTTTTTAAAGATATTTTTGTTCCTCGTCCGTGGCAAAAATAA